A region from the Oceanidesulfovibrio marinus genome encodes:
- the ispG gene encoding flavodoxin-dependent (E)-4-hydroxy-3-methylbut-2-enyl-diphosphate synthase encodes MTQHSEHQPSMVDPYRPQRRQTRTIHVGDVPLGGDHPVVVQSMTNTDTRDAETTIAQIAALADAGAALVRCAVPDMKASEALRSIREASPVPIIADIHFDHKLALAALEAGVQGLRINPGNIGNEAKVDAVVSAAKAADAAIRIGVNSGSVEKELLAKFGGPTPEAMVESALKHVAMLEKRGFYETKISLKSSSVTHTVAAYRILAERVDYPLHIGVTEAGTLLSGSVKSAVGLGVLLYEGVGDTLRVSLTHDPVAEVGVAWQILRSLGLGERGPEIISCPTCGRTEIDLIPLAEEVEARLRTVDEVFTVAVMGCVVNGPGEAKEADIGIAGGRNKGIIFKKGEVVRTVRGRENLLPAFMEELDAFLAHRRGES; translated from the coding sequence ATGACACAGCATTCAGAGCATCAGCCGAGTATGGTTGATCCCTACCGCCCGCAACGGCGGCAGACGCGCACCATCCACGTGGGCGACGTGCCCCTGGGCGGGGATCATCCCGTGGTCGTGCAGTCCATGACCAACACGGACACGCGCGATGCGGAAACGACCATTGCCCAGATAGCGGCCCTGGCCGACGCAGGCGCGGCTCTGGTGCGCTGCGCCGTGCCGGACATGAAGGCTTCGGAAGCATTGCGATCCATCCGCGAGGCATCGCCTGTGCCGATCATCGCGGATATCCACTTCGACCACAAGCTGGCCCTGGCGGCGCTGGAAGCCGGCGTGCAAGGCCTGCGCATCAACCCCGGCAACATCGGCAACGAGGCCAAGGTGGACGCCGTGGTCAGCGCGGCCAAGGCGGCAGATGCGGCCATCCGCATCGGCGTCAACTCCGGCTCCGTGGAAAAGGAGCTGCTGGCGAAGTTTGGCGGCCCCACGCCCGAGGCCATGGTGGAGTCCGCGCTGAAGCACGTGGCCATGCTGGAGAAGCGCGGTTTTTATGAGACCAAGATCTCGCTCAAGTCGTCGTCGGTCACACATACCGTGGCCGCCTACCGCATTCTGGCCGAGCGGGTGGACTACCCGCTGCACATTGGCGTGACCGAGGCCGGCACGCTGCTGTCCGGTTCGGTGAAGTCCGCCGTGGGCCTGGGCGTGCTGCTGTACGAGGGCGTGGGCGATACCCTGCGTGTCTCCCTGACGCACGACCCGGTGGCCGAGGTGGGCGTGGCCTGGCAGATTCTGCGCAGCCTGGGCCTGGGCGAGCGCGGACCCGAGATTATATCCTGCCCCACATGCGGGCGGACGGAAATAGATCTCATACCTCTGGCAGAAGAGGTTGAGGCGAGACTCAGGACCGTGGACGAGGTGTTCACCGTGGCGGTCATGGGTTGCGTGGTCAACGGACCCGGCGAGGCGAAAGAAGCCGACATCGGCATCGCCGGCGGCCGGAACAAGGGAATAATTTTCAAGAAAGGCGAAGTGGTCCGCACAGTCCGTGGCCGGGAGAATCTCCTGCCCGCGTTCATGGAGGAGCTGGACGCCTTTCTCGCACACCGCAGGGGAGAATCCTGA